The Myxococcales bacterium genome window below encodes:
- a CDS encoding AAA family ATPase, protein MTETHRRPRKQGLEHFLKVVRELPDPGPRTLWAQLEDHGYRGQAAARRALCLMAYRHVRRIKRIYLEGVDRAELPRKTNYLLAGPTGSGKTFLVETLFGKLLRLPTTMVDITTFSETGYVGQDPISILTRLLHTADGNPLLASIGVVCLDEFDKIASGQNNAVFAGAGTTKDVTGMGVQRELLKMLEAGDVIVPTEIGHASYGDHVTLSTGDLGFVACGAFSGFHTVARGRRNRGGLGFGGAPTAAVDPNAIAVDFTDDEVENVANFQAYGFLPELIARFTRIVPFKALDAATLKDILRTDVVTRMTREFKAEGLVLEIDDAVLDHVVADAQRNETGARGLAATLTRRLEDVAFEAFGAEGHTDTAVRVTLQAGDLDIAVG, encoded by the coding sequence ATGACCGAGACCCACCGGCGGCCGCGCAAGCAGGGGCTCGAGCACTTCCTGAAGGTCGTGCGGGAGCTGCCGGACCCGGGGCCGCGGACGCTGTGGGCGCAGCTCGAGGACCACGGCTACCGGGGCCAGGCGGCGGCGCGGCGGGCGCTGTGCCTGATGGCGTACCGGCACGTGCGGCGGATCAAGCGCATCTACCTCGAGGGCGTCGACCGGGCCGAGCTGCCGCGCAAGACCAACTACCTGCTGGCGGGGCCGACGGGGTCGGGCAAGACGTTCCTGGTCGAGACGCTGTTCGGCAAGCTGCTGCGTCTGCCGACGACGATGGTCGACATCACGACCTTCTCCGAGACCGGCTACGTGGGCCAGGATCCGATCTCGATCCTGACGCGGCTCTTGCACACCGCCGACGGCAACCCGCTGCTGGCGTCGATCGGCGTGGTCTGCCTGGACGAGTTCGACAAGATCGCGTCGGGCCAGAACAACGCGGTGTTCGCGGGCGCGGGCACGACCAAGGACGTCACCGGCATGGGCGTGCAGCGCGAGCTGCTCAAGATGCTCGAGGCCGGCGACGTGATCGTGCCGACCGAGATCGGCCACGCCAGCTACGGCGATCACGTGACCCTGTCGACGGGCGACCTCGGCTTCGTCGCGTGCGGCGCGTTCTCGGGGTTCCACACGGTCGCGCGCGGGCGCCGCAACCGCGGCGGGCTCGGCTTCGGCGGCGCGCCGACCGCGGCGGTCGATCCCAACGCGATCGCGGTCGACTTCACCGACGACGAGGTCGAGAACGTCGCCAACTTCCAGGCCTACGGCTTCCTGCCGGAGCTGATCGCGCGCTTCACCCGCATCGTGCCGTTCAAGGCGCTCGACGCGGCCACGCTCAAGGACATCCTGCGCACGGACGTGGTCACGCGCATGACCCGCGAGTTCAAGGCCGAGGGCCTCGTGCTCGAGATCGATGACGCGGTGCTCGACCACGTCGTCGCCGACGCCCAGCGCAACGAGACCGGCGCGCGGGGCCTGGCCGCGACCTTGACCCGGCGCCTCGAGGACGTCGCGTTCGAGGCGTTCGGCGCCGAGGGCCACACCGACACCGCGGTGCGGGTCACGCTCCAGGCCGGCGACCTCGACATCGCCGTCGGCTAG
- a CDS encoding sigma 54-interacting transcriptional regulator, with product MSPTSPIARRCPRGSRPSRPRPIRPRSWSTSTPSSPPTCPTSRRACRRASAWATKGSAMPSSELTRTGSRTDSSDDALTALGDQPRLIVALEGERPQVPGLRLSLTDVDEVQIGRGAQRTWSRERRKLLLTLPDHELSRHHAALRRAPGGWELSDLGSKNGTMIAGQPIKTAALADADTIEVGACTLIFREDGAAEPVTDRDLAGEPEVPAGFRSLSTEFERRVRDLAKLAPSNVPILIRGETGTGKEVIARAIHDRSLRRGELMAINCGALPRGLIESELFGHRKGAFSGAHGDRDGLVRRAHGGTLFLDEIAELPEESQVALLRVLQEGEVRPIGGNESVAVDVRIVAATHQDLPRRIGDGRFRQDLYARLAGFEVELPPLRDRLEDLGTLIATMLPHLVPAGADPSTVRIHRTAARALFAYSYPLNIRELEQAVRTALVLADTGELRLEHLAEAIRTAGPRTTGGALRPEDRALRERLIEVLRETNGNVMAASRVMDKAPIQLRRWCRRFAIELADFRR from the coding sequence TTGTCGCCGACCTCGCCGATCGCGCGCCGATGCCCGCGCGGGTCGCGACCGTCTCGCCCGAGGCCGATCAGGCCTCGCAGCTGGTCTACGTCGACGCCGAGTTCGCCGCCGACCTGCCCGACGTCCCGCCGGGCGTGCCGGCGAGCGTCCGCCTGGGCGACGAAGGGCTCGGCGATGCCAAGTAGCGAGCTGACGCGCACCGGCAGCCGGACCGACAGCAGCGACGACGCCCTGACCGCGCTGGGCGACCAGCCTCGGCTGATCGTCGCGCTCGAGGGTGAGCGTCCGCAGGTCCCGGGGCTGCGCCTGAGCCTGACGGACGTCGACGAGGTTCAGATCGGACGTGGGGCGCAACGCACCTGGAGCCGCGAGCGCCGCAAGCTGCTCCTGACGCTCCCCGATCACGAGCTGTCGCGCCACCACGCCGCCTTGCGACGCGCGCCCGGGGGTTGGGAGCTCTCCGACCTCGGCTCGAAGAACGGGACGATGATCGCCGGCCAGCCGATCAAGACCGCGGCGCTCGCAGACGCCGACACGATCGAGGTCGGCGCCTGCACGCTGATCTTCCGTGAGGACGGCGCCGCCGAGCCGGTGACCGATCGCGATCTTGCGGGCGAGCCGGAGGTCCCGGCGGGCTTCCGGTCCTTGTCGACGGAGTTCGAACGGCGGGTGCGCGACCTCGCCAAGCTCGCGCCATCGAACGTGCCGATCCTGATCCGCGGCGAGACCGGTACCGGCAAGGAGGTCATCGCGCGGGCGATCCACGATCGCTCGCTGCGACGCGGCGAGCTGATGGCGATCAACTGCGGCGCGCTACCGCGCGGGCTGATCGAGAGCGAGCTGTTCGGTCACCGCAAGGGCGCGTTCTCGGGTGCGCACGGCGACCGCGACGGCCTGGTCCGGAGGGCCCACGGCGGGACGCTGTTCCTGGACGAGATCGCCGAGCTGCCCGAGGAGTCGCAGGTCGCGCTGCTCCGGGTCCTGCAGGAGGGCGAGGTCCGGCCGATCGGCGGCAACGAGTCGGTGGCCGTCGACGTACGCATCGTCGCGGCGACCCACCAGGATCTCCCACGCCGGATCGGCGACGGCCGCTTCCGGCAGGATCTCTACGCCCGCCTCGCCGGCTTCGAGGTGGAGCTCCCGCCGCTGCGCGACCGGCTGGAGGATCTCGGCACCTTGATCGCGACGATGCTGCCGCACTTGGTGCCTGCCGGCGCCGACCCGAGCACGGTCCGGATCCATCGCACGGCCGCGCGGGCGCTCTTCGCGTACAGCTACCCGCTGAACATTCGCGAGCTGGAGCAAGCCGTCCGGACCGCGCTCGTGCTCGCCGACACCGGCGAGCTGCGCCTCGAGCACCTCGCGGAGGCGATCCGCACCGCCGGCCCACGCACGACTGGCGGCGCGCTCCGACCCGAGGATCGCGCGCTGCGCGAGCGCTTGATCGAGGTGCTGCGCGAGACCAACGGCAACGTCATGGCGGCCTCGCGCGTGATGGACAAGGCCCCGATCCAGCTCCGGCGCTGGTGCCGCCGCTTCGCCATCGAGCTCGCCGACTTCCGGCGCTGA
- a CDS encoding peptidase domain-containing ABC transporter, translating to MSVGFLDHLLALPYDFFQRRSAGDLMLRVAGNTAIRERLTTALLAALLDGPLVLVYLVLAFALAPGLAAIAVGLGAVQVLVYAVSRRRIRELMAADLESQARAQSYLAQLLAGVESLKVAGAERRAVARWADLYAAELNVAVVRGRLDALLGAVRAALTTGGPLVLLLVGVTMVLDGQLSLGTMLAVNGLAIGFWTPLDALVEAALAVTSLSGYVARLDDVLATDVEQPGAGAPLARLTGAIAVHGVSFRYAPSSPLVVKQVELEVAAGSMVAIVGRSGSGKSTMARLLLGLYRPTEGRVLFDDHDVASVDLRSLRQQIGVVPQTPHIFAGSVRDNIALGAPGVSQDRIVAAARRAGIDADIRQLAMGYETPMADGGATLSGGQRQRLALARALVGHPAVLLLDEATSSLDAITERAVMLGLADLACTRIVIAHRLSTIAAADLIVVMDEGAIVETGTHGELLARGAAYAELVNHQARLAREDLS from the coding sequence ATGAGCGTGGGCTTCCTCGATCACCTCCTGGCGCTGCCCTACGACTTCTTCCAGCGCCGGTCCGCGGGCGATCTGATGCTGCGCGTCGCCGGCAACACCGCGATCCGCGAGCGGCTGACGACGGCGCTGCTGGCGGCGCTCCTCGATGGCCCGCTCGTCCTCGTCTATCTCGTGCTGGCGTTCGCGCTCGCGCCAGGGCTCGCGGCGATCGCGGTCGGACTGGGCGCCGTGCAGGTGCTGGTCTACGCGGTGAGTCGCAGGCGCATCCGGGAGCTGATGGCCGCCGACCTCGAGTCCCAGGCGCGGGCCCAGTCGTACCTCGCGCAGCTCCTCGCCGGCGTCGAGAGCCTGAAGGTGGCCGGGGCCGAGCGGCGCGCGGTCGCCCGCTGGGCCGACCTGTACGCCGCCGAGCTGAACGTCGCGGTGGTCCGAGGACGGCTCGACGCGCTCCTGGGCGCGGTCCGGGCCGCCCTCACCACCGGCGGGCCGCTCGTGCTCCTGCTGGTCGGGGTCACGATGGTCCTCGACGGCCAGCTGTCGCTCGGCACGATGCTCGCGGTCAACGGCCTCGCGATCGGCTTCTGGACGCCGCTCGACGCGCTGGTCGAGGCGGCCTTGGCGGTGACCAGCCTGAGCGGCTACGTCGCGCGCCTCGACGACGTGCTGGCGACCGACGTGGAACAACCGGGCGCCGGCGCGCCGCTGGCGCGGTTGACCGGCGCGATCGCCGTCCACGGCGTGTCGTTTCGATACGCGCCGTCGAGCCCGCTGGTCGTGAAGCAGGTCGAGCTCGAGGTCGCCGCGGGCTCGATGGTCGCGATCGTCGGTCGGTCAGGGTCGGGCAAGTCGACGATGGCGCGCCTCCTCCTGGGCTTGTACCGCCCGACCGAGGGCCGGGTGCTGTTCGACGATCACGACGTGGCGTCGGTCGACCTCCGGAGCCTGCGCCAGCAGATCGGGGTCGTCCCCCAGACGCCGCACATCTTCGCCGGATCGGTGCGCGACAACATCGCGCTGGGTGCGCCCGGGGTCAGCCAGGACCGCATCGTCGCGGCGGCCCGGCGGGCCGGCATCGACGCCGACATCCGTCAGCTGGCGATGGGCTACGAGACCCCGATGGCCGATGGCGGCGCGACGCTGTCCGGAGGGCAGCGCCAGCGCCTCGCCCTGGCCCGGGCGCTGGTAGGTCATCCGGCGGTGCTCTTGCTCGACGAGGCCACCAGCTCGCTCGACGCGATCACCGAGCGCGCGGTGATGCTCGGGCTCGCGGACCTGGCGTGCACGCGGATCGTGATCGCGCACCGGCTCAGCACGATCGCCGCCGCCGATCTGATCGTGGTCATGGACGAGGGCGCGATCGTCGAGACCGGCACGCACGGCGAGCTGCTGGCCCGCGGGGCCGCGTATGCTGAGCTGGTGAACCACCAGGCCCGCCTGGCGCGCGAGGATCTCTCGTGA
- a CDS encoding HlyD family efflux transporter periplasmic adaptor subunit: MSTRILVVSDRLGDGARLRHVLGPDAEVVSVSRPAEIAAGLDGVTLVVAAGGCAASATTLAAVGAACTPCPVLALTAQRPAGSPALAFVQGPDPDDEDLAVLVMSLASGRPVGHRTERRPLDLDEARRRGRAFSASRRVGAAPDLATAEAVSADVLSDLIDADGARCWFYDASAGELWSAVATDEGAPADRGLVGWVARTGAIVAVASAGRDPRWDRARDRVDGDARVLVVPLLGAAGAVEAVWLAHRRPSQPPFGDAEVASACALAELVAPLLPQIAEHADAQDLVAEGDADVLFRREAGEAQRGDAWGELVLGSPGWLRWVHVGLVATMLIALSYMIVGRVHTFARGPAVVRQTARTEVTARVAGNVITARGTPGAAIAAGDVLVVLDDAPQAAEVTRLQAEFEARLRERMLSPSTAAVGAAVTAARTEIERARAQLDERVLRAPRPGIIGDIRVRPGQRIEPGDVVASVVDPASPVEVIALIPSGDRPRLTRGQRLRLELTGFHHTYQDVIVDSIAAEAIGPEEARRYLGSVGAAAQLAGPVVVVKARLPSGFRSDGHDYRYVDGMSAMAEIQVGSERIVHALVPGLGGR, translated from the coding sequence GTGAGCACCAGGATCCTGGTCGTGAGCGATCGCCTCGGCGATGGCGCTCGGCTGCGTCACGTCCTGGGGCCTGACGCCGAGGTCGTGAGCGTGAGCCGGCCCGCAGAGATCGCGGCGGGGCTCGACGGGGTCACGCTCGTCGTGGCGGCGGGCGGGTGCGCGGCCAGCGCCACGACGCTGGCCGCGGTCGGTGCGGCCTGCACGCCGTGTCCGGTCCTGGCGTTGACGGCGCAGCGGCCGGCGGGATCGCCAGCGCTCGCGTTCGTCCAGGGGCCCGATCCGGACGACGAAGACCTCGCCGTGCTGGTGATGAGCCTGGCCTCGGGACGTCCGGTCGGGCACCGGACCGAGCGACGGCCGCTGGACCTGGATGAGGCGCGCCGACGCGGCCGGGCGTTTTCCGCCTCGCGGCGCGTCGGCGCGGCGCCCGATCTGGCGACCGCGGAGGCCGTCTCGGCGGACGTGCTGAGTGACTTGATCGACGCGGACGGCGCCCGGTGCTGGTTCTACGACGCGAGCGCCGGCGAGCTGTGGTCGGCGGTGGCCACCGACGAGGGGGCCCCGGCTGATCGCGGCCTGGTCGGATGGGTCGCGCGCACCGGAGCGATCGTCGCGGTGGCCTCGGCCGGCCGCGATCCGCGCTGGGACCGCGCGCGCGATCGCGTCGATGGCGACGCGCGGGTGCTGGTCGTGCCGCTGCTGGGCGCCGCGGGCGCGGTCGAGGCGGTCTGGCTGGCGCATCGGCGACCGTCGCAGCCACCGTTCGGCGACGCCGAGGTCGCGAGCGCGTGCGCGCTAGCCGAGCTGGTGGCGCCGCTGCTGCCGCAGATCGCCGAGCACGCGGACGCGCAAGATCTGGTGGCCGAGGGCGACGCCGACGTGTTGTTCCGGCGCGAGGCGGGCGAGGCCCAGCGCGGAGACGCGTGGGGCGAGCTGGTGCTCGGCAGCCCCGGCTGGCTCCGCTGGGTCCACGTCGGGCTCGTGGCCACGATGCTCATCGCCTTGAGTTACATGATCGTCGGACGAGTGCACACGTTCGCGCGCGGGCCCGCGGTGGTGCGCCAGACCGCGCGGACCGAGGTGACGGCCCGGGTCGCGGGCAACGTGATCACGGCGCGCGGCACACCCGGCGCCGCGATCGCCGCGGGCGATGTGCTCGTGGTCCTCGACGACGCTCCCCAGGCGGCCGAGGTCACGCGCCTGCAGGCGGAGTTCGAGGCGCGCCTGCGCGAGCGCATGCTGTCACCGTCCACAGCGGCGGTCGGCGCCGCCGTCACCGCCGCGCGCACGGAGATCGAACGGGCCCGCGCTCAGCTCGACGAGCGGGTGCTGCGGGCGCCCCGGCCCGGGATCATCGGCGACATCCGGGTGCGCCCGGGCCAGCGCATCGAGCCCGGAGACGTCGTCGCGTCGGTCGTCGATCCGGCCAGCCCGGTCGAGGTCATCGCGCTGATCCCCAGCGGCGACCGCCCGCGCCTGACGCGGGGGCAGCGGCTGCGGCTCGAGCTGACTGGCTTCCACCACACCTACCAGGACGTGATCGTCGACTCGATCGCGGCCGAGGCGATCGGCCCCGAGGAGGCGCGGCGCTACCTCGGCAGCGTCGGCGCGGCGGCGCAGCTCGCCGGTCCGGTCGTGGTCGTGAAGGCGCGGCTCCCGAGCGGCTTCCGATCAGATGGCCACGACTATCGCTACGTCGACGGCATGAGCGCGATGGCCGAGATCCAGGTTGGCTCGGAGCGAATCGTCCACGCGCTGGTGCCGGGTTTGGGAGGGCGGTGA
- a CDS encoding lantibiotic dehydratase produces MRTRWKVGERCAVRAPLLPIETVADAGATGDATAETLAAQRAWLGALLDRADVAEAVWLASPALATELELWRRAPDTERGRAAECAAMRYVARMATRSTPFGLFAGIGVGHLGGRGATAVTLAPPSDTRRCTRLDNELLHRLTTAMIGDATVRAALTWSPNTSLTRVAGKTRYAEARLGAAGAGISYHLIAVDPTPHLDATLTRARGGARLGELAAALVDEVDGIELADGAAFVDELVAAQLLVPRLGVVVTGADPLAAVIAQLRTAGRERLAARMSEISRTLGAIDAAGVGGAATAYLELAGAVAQVFRALGDDTAVDPARVVQVDLGMAMTATIGRDIPAQIERTVEALCRITRRRPDEALSQFQTAFRQRWDEQEVPLAEVLDEEAGIGFAAATGPGSEGAPLLVGLPFTSPPGEARVLWGEREAWLLGQLAQLWARGEHELVLDEAALKALTVEAPAVMPAAWSAMVRIARDAAGRTSVLLDGASGPSGARLLGRFCHVDGEIDAMVRTHLAAEEALAPDAIHAEIVHLAEGRNGNVLCRPVLRSHELTYLGLSGAADAAQLTLEDLVVSVRGDRVVLRSRALDREVIPRLTSAHNVHARGLGTYRFLAALATQDGVGVGWSWGPLADAPRLPRVRIGDTVVARAQWTLTRAELDGVTTAARRDRAAGFAAMQAVRAARGLPRWVALIEGDNELVVDLDHALMVDAFVDALGRRPRTLVCEVYPALDAGVVDSAAGQHASEVVCTFVRDDGARVATAIAPPLRRDSGARRFAPGSRWLYAKLYGGVTTADRVLREAVAPVVRAALASGAARRWFFIRYADPQPHLRLRLDGAPDRLLAEVLPMLERATEPLLDDGSLCASSSTPTSARSSATAGRPRSTLARTCSGATPRRRCRSSRRSRATRATRRAGGWRCGASTGCSRRWGSTRPGARRCSRAGATRWSPSTARARRC; encoded by the coding sequence GTGAGGACCCGGTGGAAGGTGGGCGAGCGGTGCGCGGTCCGCGCGCCGCTGCTGCCGATCGAGACCGTCGCCGACGCCGGCGCGACCGGCGACGCCACCGCCGAGACCCTCGCGGCGCAGCGAGCCTGGCTGGGCGCGCTGCTCGACCGGGCCGACGTGGCCGAGGCGGTGTGGCTGGCGTCGCCGGCGCTGGCTACCGAGCTGGAGCTGTGGCGGCGCGCCCCCGACACCGAGCGCGGCCGTGCGGCTGAGTGTGCGGCGATGCGCTACGTCGCGCGGATGGCGACGCGGTCGACGCCTTTCGGGCTGTTCGCGGGCATCGGCGTCGGCCACCTCGGCGGGCGCGGCGCCACGGCGGTGACGCTGGCCCCGCCGAGCGACACGAGGCGGTGCACGCGCCTGGACAACGAGCTGCTCCACCGCCTGACCACCGCGATGATCGGCGACGCGACCGTCCGCGCGGCCCTGACCTGGTCGCCCAACACCAGCCTGACCAGGGTGGCGGGCAAGACCCGCTACGCCGAGGCGCGGCTCGGCGCGGCCGGCGCTGGCATCTCGTATCACCTGATCGCGGTCGATCCGACGCCGCACCTCGACGCGACGCTGACGCGCGCGCGCGGGGGCGCCCGGCTGGGCGAGCTGGCGGCGGCGCTGGTCGACGAGGTCGATGGCATCGAGCTCGCCGACGGCGCGGCGTTCGTCGACGAGCTGGTCGCCGCGCAGCTGCTGGTGCCACGGCTCGGCGTGGTCGTGACCGGCGCCGACCCGCTCGCCGCGGTGATCGCCCAGCTCCGGACCGCGGGGCGCGAGCGCCTCGCCGCTCGCATGAGCGAGATCTCGCGCACCCTCGGGGCGATCGACGCCGCGGGCGTGGGCGGGGCGGCGACCGCCTATCTCGAGCTCGCCGGCGCGGTCGCGCAGGTGTTCCGGGCGCTCGGGGACGACACCGCGGTCGACCCGGCGCGCGTGGTGCAGGTCGACCTGGGCATGGCGATGACCGCGACGATCGGCCGCGACATCCCCGCCCAGATCGAGCGAACGGTCGAGGCGCTGTGTCGGATCACCCGCCGCCGCCCGGACGAAGCGCTGAGCCAGTTCCAGACCGCGTTCCGCCAGCGCTGGGATGAGCAGGAGGTGCCGCTGGCCGAGGTCCTCGACGAGGAGGCCGGCATCGGCTTCGCGGCGGCCACCGGCCCCGGCAGCGAGGGCGCGCCGCTCCTGGTCGGCCTGCCGTTCACGTCGCCGCCGGGCGAGGCGCGCGTGCTGTGGGGCGAGCGCGAGGCGTGGCTGCTGGGTCAGCTGGCGCAGCTGTGGGCCCGGGGCGAGCACGAGCTGGTCCTCGATGAGGCCGCGCTGAAGGCGCTGACGGTCGAGGCGCCCGCGGTCATGCCGGCGGCCTGGAGCGCGATGGTGCGGATCGCGCGCGACGCCGCCGGGCGGACGAGCGTGCTCCTCGACGGCGCGTCGGGTCCGTCGGGCGCGCGGCTGCTGGGGCGGTTCTGTCACGTCGATGGGGAGATCGACGCCATGGTGCGCACGCACCTGGCCGCCGAAGAGGCGCTGGCGCCGGACGCGATCCACGCGGAGATCGTCCACCTGGCCGAGGGCCGCAACGGCAATGTCCTGTGTCGACCGGTGCTGCGGAGCCATGAGCTCACGTACCTGGGCCTGAGCGGCGCCGCGGACGCAGCCCAGCTGACCCTCGAGGATCTGGTCGTGTCGGTCCGTGGCGACCGCGTCGTGCTGCGCTCGCGCGCGCTCGACCGCGAGGTGATCCCGCGCCTGACCAGCGCCCACAACGTCCACGCCCGTGGCCTGGGGACCTATCGCTTCCTGGCGGCGCTGGCGACCCAGGACGGCGTTGGCGTCGGTTGGTCATGGGGGCCCCTGGCCGACGCGCCACGCCTGCCGCGGGTGCGCATCGGTGACACGGTGGTCGCGCGGGCGCAGTGGACGTTGACCCGCGCCGAGCTAGACGGCGTGACCACGGCCGCGCGGCGCGATCGGGCGGCGGGCTTCGCGGCGATGCAGGCGGTCCGGGCCGCGCGCGGCCTGCCGCGCTGGGTCGCGCTGATCGAGGGTGACAACGAGCTGGTGGTCGATCTCGATCACGCGCTCATGGTCGACGCGTTCGTCGACGCGCTGGGACGCCGACCACGGACCCTCGTGTGCGAGGTCTACCCGGCGCTCGACGCCGGGGTCGTCGACAGCGCCGCGGGGCAGCACGCCAGCGAGGTCGTCTGCACGTTCGTGCGCGACGACGGTGCCCGCGTCGCTACCGCGATCGCGCCGCCATTGCGCCGGGACAGCGGCGCGCGTCGGTTCGCGCCCGGCTCCCGCTGGCTCTACGCCAAGCTCTACGGCGGCGTCACGACGGCAGACCGGGTGCTGCGTGAGGCGGTCGCGCCCGTGGTCCGGGCCGCCCTGGCGAGCGGCGCGGCCCGGCGGTGGTTCTTCATCCGCTACGCCGATCCGCAGCCGCACCTGCGGCTCCGGCTCGACGGCGCCCCCGACCGCCTGCTCGCCGAGGTGCTGCCGATGCTCGAGCGCGCGACCGAGCCCCTGCTCGACGACGGCAGCCTTTGCGCATCCAGCTCGACACCTACGAGCGCGAGGTCGAGCGCTACGGCGGGGCGGCCGCGATCGACGCTTGCGAGGACGTGTTCTGGCGCGACTCCGAGGCGGCGCTGCAGATCATCGAGACGCTCGAGGGCGACGAGGGCCACGAGGCGCGCTGGCGGCTGGCGCTGCGGAGCGTCGACCGGCTGCTCGCGGCGCTGGGGCTCGACGCGCCCGGGCGCGCGGAGGTGTTCACGCGCGGGCGCGACGCGCTGGTCACCGAGCACCGCGCGGGCACGCCGCTGCTGA
- a CDS encoding lanthionine synthetase C family protein: MPEHLSLFRPCSTPFHWAASTSIPSICVPGHTCFSSVSGSPLRSDRHRLEQSWLELCYPIRAMTWAVLLNDQHARAVCDELVAAVAKVPAVPGGLGGAAGHALLYTYAAMASPEGGDALMQAGSARLDAAVAALDGDVKTIGLWSGVAGVRFAIAHLADGDAAAAAIATIDAALVSVLERAPWPDTYDLISGLCGIGAAALEGPEPNHAILARVIDHLEALATREGGGVTWFTPPGLLPDWQRALHPGGYHNLGLAHGVAGVIALLAAALEHQVARARIEPLLRSAVAWTLAAVPARTPRRYPAWLAPETDRTPAKLGWCYGDPGMTVALWRAARALSDPTWEREAMAMAIAMSECTFEEAAVADTGLCHGAAGLAHIFNRLFQATGDERLGASARRWFERLLSMHRPGEGIGGFQTLQIHDGVDVWVDDPHMLSGAVGIALALLAATTAVEPAWDRTLLCDLAPKELA; this comes from the coding sequence TTGCCGGAACATCTATCACTGTTCCGGCCCTGTTCTACCCCGTTCCACTGGGCAGCCTCCACCTCGATTCCCTCGATCTGTGTACCAGGGCACACCTGTTTTTCGTCCGTATCGGGTTCACCCCTTCGATCTGATCGCCATAGGCTGGAGCAATCGTGGCTCGAGTTGTGCTACCCGATCCGCGCGATGACCTGGGCGGTGCTCCTCAATGATCAGCACGCGCGCGCCGTGTGCGACGAGCTGGTCGCGGCGGTCGCCAAGGTACCAGCCGTGCCCGGCGGGCTCGGTGGTGCCGCCGGCCACGCGCTGCTGTACACCTACGCCGCCATGGCCTCCCCGGAGGGGGGCGACGCCCTCATGCAGGCCGGCTCGGCGCGCCTGGACGCGGCGGTCGCGGCTCTGGACGGCGACGTGAAGACGATCGGCCTGTGGAGCGGGGTCGCCGGCGTGCGCTTTGCGATCGCGCACCTCGCAGACGGAGACGCCGCCGCCGCGGCGATCGCGACGATCGACGCGGCGCTGGTTAGCGTGCTCGAGCGCGCACCGTGGCCTGACACCTACGACCTGATCTCCGGGCTGTGCGGGATCGGCGCGGCGGCGCTCGAAGGCCCGGAGCCCAACCACGCGATCCTCGCTCGCGTCATCGATCACCTGGAGGCGCTCGCGACCCGCGAGGGCGGCGGCGTCACCTGGTTCACCCCGCCGGGCTTGTTGCCCGACTGGCAGCGCGCGCTGCACCCGGGCGGGTACCACAACCTCGGTCTCGCGCATGGGGTCGCGGGGGTGATCGCGCTGCTCGCCGCGGCGCTCGAGCACCAAGTCGCCCGCGCGCGCATCGAGCCGCTGCTGCGCAGCGCGGTGGCGTGGACCCTGGCGGCGGTGCCCGCGCGGACGCCGCGGCGCTACCCCGCATGGCTGGCGCCGGAGACCGACCGCACCCCGGCCAAGCTCGGCTGGTGCTACGGCGATCCCGGCATGACCGTCGCGCTCTGGCGTGCGGCTCGAGCGCTGAGCGATCCAACCTGGGAGCGCGAGGCGATGGCGATGGCGATCGCGATGTCCGAGTGCACGTTCGAGGAGGCGGCGGTCGCGGACACCGGGCTGTGCCACGGCGCCGCCGGGCTGGCGCACATCTTCAATCGCCTGTTCCAGGCCACCGGGGACGAGCGCCTCGGCGCCTCGGCGCGCCGCTGGTTCGAGCGGCTGCTGTCGATGCATCGGCCGGGCGAAGGGATCGGCGGCTTCCAGACGCTCCAGATCCACGACGGCGTCGACGTCTGGGTCGACGACCCGCACATGTTGTCCGGGGCCGTCGGGATCGCGCTGGCGCTCCTGGCCGCGACCACCGCGGTCGAACCCGCGTGGGATCGCACGCTGCTGTGCGACCTCGCGCCGAAGGAGCTCGCGTGA